The following are encoded in a window of Planctomycetia bacterium genomic DNA:
- a CDS encoding SRPBCC family protein → MTFACRANFRQPPEEIAAQILDLAKWPEFTGYAFLPGIRQAEFEVRTPEVVGTRIRVTNTDGSSHVEEIVEWVPDRRVQLRFGDFSPPLSRLATGFDETWLFRREGETTEVVREFALWPKSWFGRLVLWGIARVLERAVGRHLRQLVGGVSGADARGSESS, encoded by the coding sequence CGCTCAAATCCTGGACCTGGCCAAGTGGCCGGAGTTCACCGGCTATGCGTTCCTGCCCGGCATCCGCCAGGCGGAATTCGAGGTCCGCACGCCGGAAGTCGTTGGCACTCGGATTCGCGTGACCAACACCGACGGGTCCAGCCACGTGGAAGAGATCGTGGAGTGGGTGCCGGACCGCCGGGTGCAGCTTCGTTTCGGGGATTTCTCGCCGCCGCTCAGCCGGTTGGCGACTGGGTTCGACGAGACTTGGCTGTTTCGGCGCGAAGGGGAAACAACGGAGGTGGTGCGGGAGTTTGCGCTGTGGCCGAAGTCTTGGTTTGGGCGGTTGGTGTTGTGGGGGATTGCGCGCGTATTGGAGCGGGCTGTGGGGCGGCATCTGCGACAGCTCGTCGGAGGCGTTTCCGGCGCCGATGCGCGGGGCTCGGAATCGAGTTAA